Proteins found in one Siniperca chuatsi isolate FFG_IHB_CAS linkage group LG22, ASM2008510v1, whole genome shotgun sequence genomic segment:
- the LOC122870239 gene encoding uncharacterized protein LOC122870239 isoform X2, with translation MISSVATKRGVESLVLFDANFSEVVLQHSSFSSPSSSGLHLQTVDMSLNSSSPSNSSLGSVPLNCSSSNVSFLIGSAFIVTKAFLLIPLSILILYLGHQRWRRQHSFTTTSHSDIFTYHMAAIELIGGLGSAFFFCGSSVDLPQMVIAGYCLSFINFCGENFFHLLTCVERYLAVVHPVTYLGLRNIHWRTYISQHAL, from the exons ATGATCTCCAGTGTAGCTACCAAACGAGGTGTTGAGTCACTGGTTTTGTTTGATGCCAACTTTTCAGAGGTTGTTTTACAGCACAGTTCCTTTTCTTCTCCGTCCTCCTCAGGCCTCCATCTACAAACAGTAGATATGTCACTCAACTCCTCGTCCCCCTCCAACTCCTCCCTTGGTTCGGTACCCCTCAATTGCTCCAGCtctaatgttagctttttaaTCGGCTCTGCCTTCATCGTCACCAAAGccttcctcctcatccctctctccatcctcatCCTCTATCTGGGTCACCAACGATGGCGGCGGCAGCACTCCTTCACTACGACTAGCCACTCTGACATCTTCACCTACCACATGGCTGCCATAGAGCTGATCGGGGGCTTGGGGTCAGCCTTCTTCTTTTGCGGCTCCTCAGTTGATCTCCCACAGATGGTGATAGCGGGGTACTGCCTTTCTTTCATCAATTTCTGTGGAGAGAACTTCTTTCACCTCCTGACCTGCGTGGAGCGATACCTGGCTGTTGTTCACCCCGTCACCTACCTGGGGCTGAGAAAT ATACACTGGCGGACCTAcatctcccagcatgcactgtaG
- the LOC122870237 gene encoding uncharacterized protein LOC122870237 — MQATIQADMSVNSSNSSLYLLFYHCFDSRTAVFIYTTYLNIKILLGLPLSILIFYLGHRQWRRQSSTTRTSHSDVFTYHLAAIELTTVVAFIFFFCGSYTDLPVMKKVGFYVGNMGFPGEMFFHLLTCVERYLAVVHPVTYLGLRQSGGVRIRNISVVCVWLLCFGWTGVLALYDPHFPSIPFSCILVFTLFVVSPCSLSVLCVLIRPGPGKVGGGEERVDQSKQRAFHTVVAITGVLWLWFVGLLVCVALEASLLLSYSDGCVVAVSAIWLNLPSSLVLPLLFLHRAGKRLCCRYSSD, encoded by the exons ATGCAG GCCACCATCCAAGCAGATATGTCAGTCAACTCCTCCAACTCCTCCCTCTATCTTCTATTCTACCACTGCTTTGACTCCAGAACTGCCGTTTTCATATACACTACTTATTTAAACATCAAAATCCTCCTcggcctccctctctccatcctcatCTTCTACCTGGGTCACCGACAGTGGCGGCGGCAGAGCTCCACCACGAGGACGAGCCACTCCGACGTCTTCACCTATCACTTGgctgccattgagctgactacTGTTGTTGCgttcatcttcttcttttgtggCAGCTACACTGATCTCCCAGTGATGAAGAAAGTAGGGTTCTATGTTGGTAACATGGGTTTTCCTGGAGAGATGTTCTTTCACCTCCTGACCTGTGTGGAGCGTTACCTGGCTGTTGTTCACCCCGTCACCTACCTGGGCCTGAGACAGTCAGGTGGAGTCAGGATCAGAAACattagtgttgtgtgtgtttggctgctgtGCTTTGGATGGACTGGTGTATTAGCTTTGTACGACCCTCATTTTCCCAGCATCCCATTTTCCTGCATCTTGGTCTTCACCTTATTTGTTGTCTCCCCCTGCAGCCTTTCTGTTCTCTGTGTTCTGATTCGTCCAGGGCCAGGGAAAGTGGGCGGAGGTGAAGAGCGGGTTGACCAATCAAAGCAGAGGGCTTTCCACACAGTCGTGGCCATAACGGGagtgctgtggttgtggtttgTGGGGCTCCTTGTGTGTGTCGCTCTGGAGGCGTCGTTGCTGTTGAGTTACAGTGATGGATGTGTGGTGGCGGTATCTGCAATCTGGTTGAATCTGCCCAGCAGTTTGGTGTTACCGCTGCTGTTTCTACACCGGGCCGGGAAACGGCTGTGTTGTCGTTACAGCAGTGATTAA
- the LOC122870230 gene encoding somatostatin receptor type 2-like, whose amino-acid sequence MSVNSSSSLNVTLVPPPLPSSNSSISPLYVECLKSMASNVIFTMYTITNVLLLPLYILILYMGFQRWRRQCSVPGGQSTSHSDFFTYHIVAVEIFGVFGSLIYTLGIYTNGVTMLTFGMCVSCIIFPGQTLFHCLTCVERYLAVVHPITYMHMRETVGVRIRNISIVCVWLLSFGWIGLTILYLPGFPAIPFLCMLGISLIVIFFCCLSVLCVLTHSGPGEVGGTRERADQSKHRAFHIICAILGVLLLRFFGLLVILVLPHFHGIRLEDLCGLMDSGIYLTVPSSLVLPLLFLHKTGKLACCRHSVESG is encoded by the coding sequence ATGTCCGTCAACTCGTCTTCCTCCCTCAATGTTACCCTtgtccctcctcccctcccctcctccaactcctccaTCTCACCTTTATATGTAGAATGCCTGAAATCCATGGCCAGCAATGTCATCTTTACTATGTACACCATCACCAACGTCCTCCTGCTCCCTCTCTATATCCTCATCCTCTACATGGGTTTCCAGCGATGGAGGCGTCAGTGCTCTGTGCCTGGAGGGCAGTCAACGAGCCACTCCGATTTCTTCACCTACCACATCGTCGCTGTGGAGATTTTTGGTGTCTTTGGATCACTCATCTATACTTTGGGCATTTACACCAATGGTGTGACGATGTTAACGTTTGGGATGTGTGTATCCTGCATTATTTTCCCTGGACAGACTCTGTTTCACTGCCTGACCTGTGTCGAGCGCTACCTGGCTGTTGTGCACCCCATCACCTACATGCACATGCGAGAAACAGTCGGGGTCAGGATTAGaaacatcagcattgtgtgtgtttggctgctgAGCTTTGGATGGATTGGGCTAACAATATTGTACTTGCCTGGTTTTCCTGCCATCCCATTCCTCTGCATGTTGGGCATCTCattaattgttatatttttcTGCTGCCTTTCTGTTCTCTGTGTTCTGACTCATTCAGGGCCGGGGGAGGTGGGTGGGACCAGGGAGCGGGCTGACCAATCAAAACACAGAGCTTTCCACATCATCTGTGCCATATTGGGAGTGCTGCTGTTGAGGTTTTTCGGGCTTCTGGTTATTTTAGTCTTGCCCCATTTTCATGGGATTCGTTTAGAAGATTTGTGTGGGTTGATGGATTCTGGAATCTATTTGACTGTGCCCAGcagtctggttctgcctctgCTGTTCCTACACAAGACAGGAAAACTGGCGTGCTGTAGGCACAGCGTTGAATCAGGATAA
- the LOC122870239 gene encoding uncharacterized protein LOC122870239 isoform X1, translating to MSLNSSSPSNSSLGSVPLNCSSSNVSFLIGSAFIVTKAFLLIPLSILILYLGHQRWRRQHSFTTTSHSDIFTYHMAAIELIGGLGSAFFFCGSSVDLPQMVIAGYCLSFINFCGENFFHLLTCVERYLAVVHPVTYLGLRNVRGVRIRNISIGCAWLLCFVWTGTISLHYPTSPTVLFFSPLVFSLVVMSFCSISVLRVLIRPGPGEGGKDKERADLSKQRVFVTILAIMGVLWLWFVGFLVSYALDTLVLLSPSVSCVVKASAFWFTLPSSLVLPLLYLQRAGKLSCCCYNSG from the coding sequence ATGTCACTCAACTCCTCGTCCCCCTCCAACTCCTCCCTTGGTTCGGTACCCCTCAATTGCTCCAGCtctaatgttagctttttaaTCGGCTCTGCCTTCATCGTCACCAAAGccttcctcctcatccctctctccatcctcatCCTCTATCTGGGTCACCAACGATGGCGGCGGCAGCACTCCTTCACTACGACTAGCCACTCTGACATCTTCACCTACCACATGGCTGCCATAGAGCTGATCGGGGGCTTGGGGTCAGCCTTCTTCTTTTGCGGCTCCTCAGTTGATCTCCCACAGATGGTGATAGCGGGGTACTGCCTTTCTTTCATCAATTTCTGTGGAGAGAACTTCTTTCACCTCCTGACCTGCGTGGAGCGATACCTGGCTGTTGTTCACCCCGTCACCTACCTGGGGCTGAGAAATGTGCGTGGGGTCAGGATCAGAAACATCAGCATTGGTTGTGCTTGGCTGCTGTGCTTCGTATGGACCGGCACAATAAGTCTGCACTATCCCACTTCACCCACCGTCCTATTTTTCAGCCCTTTGGTCTTCTCTTTAGTTGTCATGTCTTTCTGCAGCATTTCTGTTCTCCGTGTTCTGATTCGTCCAGGGCCAGGTGAAGGGGGGAAGGACAAGGAGCGAGCTGACCTATCCAAGCAAAGGGTGTTCGTCACCATTTTGGCCATAATGGGagtgctgtggttgtggtttgTAGGGTTCCTTGTTTCCTATGCTCTGGACACCTTGGTACTGCTGAGCCCCAGTGTCAGCTGTGTGGTGAAGGCTTCTGCATTCTGGTTTACTCTGCCCAGCAGTTTGGTGTTACCTCTGCTGTATCTACAAAGGGCAGGAAAGCTGTCATGTTGCTGTTATAATAGTGGGTAA